A region of Maridesulfovibrio sp. DNA encodes the following proteins:
- a CDS encoding AsmA family protein has product MSKVAKIILGAVSALVLVVGVAMVLAVVLINPNDYKGKIADAVRDKTGRELVFDGDLELSVFPWIGVRTGGISLSNAPGFSEKNMFSLKSADVSLKLLPLITGKIELRNVDVADLQLFLMRNKNGVTNWDDLAGKEKSKKGEQKEEKQASSGQPELNLSVGGVNVQNARVVWDDRKENVRQAVDDCDIVVEGFSPGSPFDFNVHVALSSTKPEIKADITTTGKASISADFKQLGVKGLSVVVDASGKAVPGGKGKVTLTGDAAVDMLKGGADIVGLVLEAYGVRAEGSLAATGLNSKSQSFSGDMSIPGFNLKETLEKMGMGIKTADSKALTSVGMSFNYAGTPKSVEIKDLQVNLDETSIKGLFSIANPDRPNIVAQLGIDKINVDSYLPPAGEKKAETTDKKSTEKKAEEGKEELVPVEQLRKLTLKADLNIKHLIAKKANITDIVVRARAKDGVLTVKPASFNLAKGAFTSAAVVDVRGKLPVMSVTAGLTGLDGADLSHQMTGEDKFSGMMSFNSGLKTSGNDMKTVYANLNGNLGFKVLDGYVSGFDILYLAGDAFSVLTGGVFGKRDSKRTEFGEVSATADIKNGIADNRDLLLKSPLLRASGAGKVDLNIMQIDYALDAKVVGTLEGQGGKGMDDLIGLTVPMTIKGDVTDPSVMVDLPRFAAILAKSGFKVAGSVIEGVGDVLEGIGNTFSGKKKSGSEEDTKKNPVQELGGAIKKLF; this is encoded by the coding sequence ATGAGTAAAGTTGCTAAAATTATCCTTGGAGCAGTGTCCGCACTGGTACTGGTCGTAGGGGTGGCGATGGTTCTGGCCGTAGTCCTGATAAACCCAAATGATTACAAAGGTAAAATCGCGGACGCCGTTCGTGATAAAACTGGACGTGAACTTGTTTTTGACGGCGATCTTGAGCTTTCGGTGTTTCCGTGGATTGGGGTCAGGACCGGAGGTATTTCTCTTTCCAATGCTCCGGGCTTTTCCGAAAAAAATATGTTCAGCCTTAAGTCCGCTGACGTAAGTCTGAAGCTGCTGCCTCTGATCACCGGAAAGATTGAATTGCGCAATGTTGATGTTGCTGATTTGCAGCTGTTTTTGATGCGTAATAAAAATGGGGTTACCAACTGGGATGATCTTGCCGGAAAAGAAAAGAGCAAAAAGGGTGAACAGAAAGAGGAGAAGCAGGCTTCGTCCGGCCAGCCCGAGTTGAATCTTTCAGTGGGCGGGGTCAATGTTCAAAATGCCCGCGTTGTCTGGGATGACCGCAAGGAAAATGTTCGGCAGGCCGTGGATGACTGCGACATAGTCGTTGAAGGATTCTCTCCGGGCAGTCCGTTTGATTTTAATGTGCATGTTGCCCTTTCCTCCACCAAGCCTGAGATAAAGGCGGATATCACTACAACCGGTAAAGCTTCAATCTCGGCCGATTTCAAACAGCTTGGCGTAAAAGGGCTCAGCGTAGTTGTTGATGCTTCCGGTAAGGCTGTCCCCGGCGGCAAAGGGAAGGTTACGCTTACTGGTGACGCTGCTGTTGATATGCTTAAGGGGGGCGCAGATATTGTCGGGCTGGTTCTTGAAGCATACGGCGTGAGGGCCGAGGGATCGCTTGCCGCAACAGGGCTGAATTCCAAGTCTCAGAGTTTTTCCGGTGACATGAGCATTCCCGGTTTTAATTTGAAGGAAACTCTGGAGAAAATGGGCATGGGAATTAAAACTGCGGACAGCAAGGCCCTTACCTCCGTAGGGATGAGCTTCAACTATGCAGGAACCCCCAAGTCAGTCGAGATTAAGGATTTACAGGTTAATCTTGATGAAACGTCTATCAAAGGACTTTTTTCAATTGCAAATCCTGATAGACCCAACATAGTAGCCCAATTGGGTATTGATAAGATCAATGTGGACAGTTATCTGCCTCCTGCCGGAGAAAAAAAGGCTGAGACCACGGATAAAAAAAGTACTGAAAAGAAAGCGGAAGAGGGTAAAGAGGAGCTTGTTCCTGTGGAACAGCTGCGTAAGCTGACCCTCAAGGCGGACCTGAATATAAAACACCTGATCGCCAAGAAGGCTAATATAACCGATATCGTTGTCCGTGCACGGGCTAAAGACGGAGTGCTGACAGTGAAACCGGCATCTTTCAACCTTGCAAAGGGTGCTTTCACTTCCGCGGCTGTTGTTGATGTGCGCGGAAAGCTCCCGGTGATGTCGGTTACCGCCGGATTGACCGGGTTGGATGGAGCCGATCTCTCCCATCAGATGACCGGAGAGGATAAGTTCTCCGGGATGATGAGTTTTAATAGCGGACTGAAAACCAGTGGTAATGACATGAAGACCGTGTATGCAAACCTGAACGGTAATCTCGGGTTCAAGGTGCTGGACGGTTATGTGTCCGGTTTTGATATTCTTTATCTTGCAGGGGATGCCTTCTCAGTCCTGACCGGCGGTGTTTTCGGTAAAAGAGATAGTAAACGGACCGAATTCGGCGAAGTATCTGCCACTGCGGATATAAAAAACGGTATTGCAGATAACCGTGATTTGTTGCTGAAATCACCTCTGCTCCGTGCTTCAGGAGCCGGGAAGGTTGACTTGAATATCATGCAAATAGACTACGCTCTGGATGCGAAGGTTGTTGGAACCCTTGAAGGACAGGGCGGCAAGGGGATGGATGATCTTATAGGGCTGACTGTTCCCATGACAATTAAAGGTGATGTCACAGATCCTTCCGTTATGGTTGATCTGCCTCGGTTCGCAGCTATTCTGGCCAAGTCCGGATTCAAGGTTGCGGGTAGCGTGATTGAAGGGGTGGGCGATGTTCTGGAAGGCATCGGTAATACCTTCAGCGGCAAGAAAAAGTCCGGTTCAGAAGAGGATACTAAGAAGAATCCGGTTCAGGAACTTGGCGGGGCTATTAAAAAATTGTTTTAA
- a CDS encoding glycine C-acetyltransferase, with protein MKNNLLQALSAQTEELKVNGLYKDERIITSQQQALISVKGGQEVLNFCANNYLGLANNPELIETGKKALDKYGFGLSSVRFICGTQDVHKALEEKISEFLKTEDTILYSSCFDANGGLFETILTNEDAVISDALNHASIIDGVRLCKAQRFRYKNNDMADLEEQLKAAEGCRYKLIVTDGVFSMDGIIADLKSICDLADKYEALVMVDDSHAVGFIGENGRGTPEYCGVLDRVDIITGTLGKALGGASGGYTSGRKEIIAWLRQRSRPYLFSNTLAPVIAATSIAVLNMIDEKPELRERLNENSRIFRTRMEEAGFDLVPGNHPIIPVMLGDAVLAQKMAAGLLKEGIYVIGFSFPVVPRGQARIRTQMSAAHTPEQVNKAVDAFIKVGRELKIIK; from the coding sequence ATGAAAAATAATTTACTTCAGGCACTTTCAGCCCAGACCGAAGAGTTGAAAGTCAACGGCCTTTACAAAGATGAAAGAATTATCACATCCCAGCAACAAGCCCTTATTTCGGTTAAGGGCGGTCAGGAAGTACTCAATTTCTGCGCTAATAACTATCTGGGATTGGCAAACAACCCCGAGCTTATCGAAACAGGCAAGAAAGCCCTCGATAAATATGGATTCGGACTTTCGTCAGTGCGCTTCATCTGCGGAACACAGGATGTCCACAAAGCGCTGGAAGAAAAAATCAGTGAATTTCTCAAAACCGAAGACACCATTCTCTACAGCTCCTGCTTTGACGCCAACGGCGGCCTTTTTGAAACCATACTCACCAACGAAGACGCAGTTATCAGCGACGCGCTTAACCATGCATCCATCATCGATGGAGTACGTCTCTGCAAGGCACAACGCTTCCGCTACAAAAACAACGACATGGCTGACCTTGAAGAGCAGCTTAAAGCAGCAGAAGGCTGCCGCTATAAACTGATCGTCACTGACGGCGTTTTTTCCATGGACGGCATTATCGCCGATCTCAAATCCATATGCGATCTGGCCGACAAATACGAAGCACTGGTCATGGTTGACGACTCCCATGCAGTGGGCTTCATTGGTGAAAACGGACGCGGCACACCGGAATACTGCGGTGTGCTGGACCGTGTAGACATTATAACAGGAACTCTGGGCAAAGCCCTTGGCGGAGCTTCCGGCGGTTACACTTCCGGACGCAAGGAAATTATTGCATGGCTGCGCCAGAGATCCCGTCCCTATCTTTTTTCAAACACCCTTGCCCCGGTCATTGCCGCCACTTCCATAGCGGTTCTGAATATGATCGATGAAAAGCCGGAACTTCGTGAACGGCTCAATGAGAACAGCCGCATCTTCCGCACACGCATGGAAGAAGCCGGATTCGATCTCGTACCCGGCAACCATCCCATTATCCCGGTAATGCTCGGCGACGCAGTTCTGGCTCAGAAAATGGCAGCAGGGCTACTCAAAGAAGGCATTTATGTCATCGGATTCAGCTTCCCGGTAGTTCCCCGCGGACAGGCCCGTATCAGGACCCAGATGTCCGCCGCACACACACCGGAGCAGGTAAACAAAGCGGTTGACGCATTCATTAAAGTCGGTCGCGAACTCAAGATCATTAAATAG
- a CDS encoding Lrp/AsnC family transcriptional regulator, with amino-acid sequence MKERPLVLDDVDRKIIEELQRNGRESYKNIARKLGVSDGTVRLRTERMIKNDYLRITASVNPLYFENSLIAMVGINLEERANPEMMDKISKVPGVQSVMNVSGRFDLLVEVFVSSRNAFRQFLVDDLSGVGGIKSTETFMFLEAVNKWAEHRE; translated from the coding sequence GTGAAAGAGCGTCCTCTGGTACTCGATGATGTAGATCGTAAAATTATTGAAGAATTGCAACGTAATGGCCGCGAGTCGTATAAGAATATCGCTCGTAAACTGGGTGTTTCCGATGGTACAGTGCGCTTGCGTACAGAGCGTATGATCAAAAATGACTATTTGAGAATTACAGCTTCCGTAAATCCGCTTTATTTTGAAAACAGCCTTATTGCCATGGTCGGTATAAACCTTGAAGAAAGAGCTAATCCTGAAATGATGGATAAGATTTCCAAGGTGCCTGGTGTGCAGTCTGTAATGAATGTTTCCGGTCGTTTTGACTTGCTTGTAGAGGTTTTTGTCTCTTCCAGGAATGCTTTCCGCCAGTTTCTTGTTGATGACCTTTCCGGAGTCGGCGGAATCAAATCCACCGAAACTTTCATGTTTCTGGAAGCAGTCAACAAATGGGCGGAACACAGGGAGTAG
- the tdh gene encoding L-threonine 3-dehydrogenase — translation MKALVKSKAEEGIWMEEVPVPQCGHNDVLIKVKKTAICGTDIHIYNWDSWAQQTIPVPMVVGHEFVGTIENMGGEVQGLALGDRVSAEGHVTCGHCRNCRAGKRHLCRNTIGVGVNRPGCFAEYVCVPAANVFKLNDAITDDVASILDPLGNAAHTALSFDLVGEDVLITGAGPIGMMAVAIARHAGARHIVITDLNDYRLDLAGKMGATRTVNVGKEKLEEVMAELGMTEGFDVGLEMSGSPVAFSEMLDKMNHGGNIALLGILPDNTAINWNQVVFKGLKLKGIYGREMFETWYKMASMLQSSLDVTPAITHHFKIDDFQKGFDVMRSGQSGKVILDWTK, via the coding sequence ATGAAAGCCCTCGTAAAGAGCAAAGCCGAAGAAGGCATTTGGATGGAAGAGGTTCCAGTGCCTCAATGCGGACACAACGATGTCCTGATCAAAGTCAAAAAGACTGCCATTTGCGGAACAGACATCCACATATACAACTGGGACAGCTGGGCCCAGCAGACTATTCCCGTACCTATGGTCGTAGGACATGAATTTGTCGGTACCATTGAGAATATGGGTGGCGAAGTTCAGGGACTGGCCTTAGGTGACCGCGTTTCCGCAGAAGGTCATGTGACCTGCGGCCATTGCCGCAACTGCCGCGCGGGCAAACGCCACCTCTGCCGCAACACCATCGGTGTGGGTGTAAACCGCCCCGGCTGCTTTGCCGAATATGTCTGCGTTCCTGCAGCCAACGTATTTAAGCTCAACGACGCAATCACAGATGATGTGGCTTCCATCCTCGATCCTCTCGGAAATGCGGCCCACACCGCCCTTTCCTTTGATCTCGTAGGGGAAGACGTACTCATCACCGGAGCAGGACCCATCGGCATGATGGCCGTAGCCATCGCCCGCCACGCCGGAGCACGGCATATTGTCATTACCGACCTCAATGACTACCGTCTTGACCTTGCCGGGAAAATGGGTGCCACCCGCACCGTAAATGTCGGCAAGGAAAAACTCGAAGAAGTTATGGCCGAACTGGGCATGACCGAAGGATTTGACGTCGGTCTTGAAATGTCCGGTAGCCCGGTCGCCTTCAGCGAAATGCTGGATAAAATGAATCACGGCGGCAACATTGCCCTGCTTGGCATACTGCCCGATAACACAGCCATCAACTGGAATCAGGTTGTTTTCAAGGGCCTGAAACTCAAAGGTATTTATGGCCGCGAAATGTTTGAAACATGGTACAAAATGGCTTCCATGCTCCAATCCAGCCTTGACGTAACTCCCGCTATCACCCACCACTTCAAAATAGATGACTTCCAGAAAGGTTTTGATGTGATGCGCAGCGGACAGTCCGGCAAAGTAATCCTCGACTGGACCAAATAA